A region from the Kryptolebias marmoratus isolate JLee-2015 linkage group LG9, ASM164957v2, whole genome shotgun sequence genome encodes:
- the slitrk4 gene encoding SLIT and NTRK-like protein 4 yields the protein MLLIHLLAAFLFSISSSLSSSLSAMSNGPPMANPTTSDLMAETCSACSCMSVENVLYVNCEKVTVYRPTQLIPPASSLYHLNFQNNFLIILYPHSFLNFTHAVSLQLGNNKLQNIEGGAFTGMSALKQLHLNNNELKVLRADTFQGIENLEYLQADYNLIKYIEKGAFNKLHKLKVLILNDNLIQVLPDNIFRFASLTHLDIRGNRIQNLPYLGVLEHIGRIVELQLDDNPWNCTCDLAPLKAWLENMPYNIFIGEAICETPTDLYGRLLKETNRQELCPLGTGSEFDVRMPPAPSDNGQAPSKIPPTTMAPIATKLPKSTESSKVYGNGIVAGLPPFGRNSQIVSFQTRTPPMLCPQPCSCKAHPSDFGISVSCQERNIRNLADLIPKPPNAKKLHLSGNYIRDICPTDFQGFEGLDLLHLGSNQIATLQKGVFANLTNLRRLYLNGNQLEQLHPEIFLGLTNLQYLYLEYNAIKEILAGTFDSMPNLQLLYLNNNVLQSLPAYIFAGVPLARLNLKNNHFMTLPVSGVLDQLHSLSQIDLEGNPWECSCDLVALKLWLQKLGDGVAAKEVKCNAPVQFSNIELRIIKNEILCPKLARPPFVVTSTTPFFTSLSPAGVGKAPPGGPVPLSIMILSILVVLILTVFVAFCLLVFVLRRNKKPVGRQEGLGSQERASMSLQLRRHSHKSGKKGSIPGDDLGGETFIPQTIEHIGKSHTCGFGRSSDMDAAFKFADTQRQKIIFRTCADKDKDALSTLERNKRLSTIDELEEFLPNREPSMFIHNFLEGKRDFSSIGMSGYEIRYPEKTMDKKMKKSSLIGGNHSKIVVEQRKSEYYELKAKLQGTPDYLQVLEEQTALSKM from the coding sequence ATGCTGCTCATACACCTCCtggcagcttttcttttttccatctcaagctccctctcctcctcactCTCCGCCATGTCAAATGGACCCCCAATGGCAAATCCAACCACTTCGGACTTGATGGCTGAGACCTGCAGCGCCTGTTCCTGCATGTCTGTGGAGAACGTGCTGTACGTCAACTGTGAGAAGGTCACTGTCTACCGGCCCACGCAGCTCATCCCTCCGGCTTCATCCCTGTACCACCTGAATTTCCAGAACAACTTTTTAATCATCCTTTACCCACACTCATTCCTCAACTTCACCCACgctgtgtctctgcagctggGGAACAATAAATTGCAGAACATTGAAGGTGGAGCTTTCACTGGGATGAGTGCATTGAAACAACTGCACCTGAACAATAATGAGTTAAAGGTGCTGCGAGCTGACACTTTCCAAGGCATTGAAAACTTGGAATACCTTCAGGCTGACTATAACTTAATAAAATACATTGAAAAAGGAGCATTTAATAAACTGCACAAGCTTAAAGTGCTGATTCTGAATGACAATCTGATACAGGTGCTTCCTGACAACATATTTCGCTTTGCCTCACTCACACACTTGGATATAAGAGGGAACAGGATCCAGAACCTTCCTTATTTAGGGGTTCTGGAACATATTGGGCGCATTGTAGAGCTGCAGCTGGATGACAACCCCTGGAATTGTACCTGTGATCTAGCACCTCTGAAAGCATGGCTTGAAAACATGCcttataatatttttattggcGAGGCCATTTGTGAAACACCAACTGACTTATATGGGAGGCTACTAAAAGAAACCAACAGACAAGAGCTTTGTCCGTTGGGAACTGGAAGTGAGTTTGATGTCCGGATGCCACCTGCACCGTCTGATAATGGACAGGCACCATCCAAAATACCACCAACCACTATGGCTCCCATTGCCACAAAATTACCAAAAAGCACTGAATCATCTAAGGTTTATGGGAATGGTATTGTGGCTGGTTTGCCACCTTTTGGAAGAAACAGCCAGATTGTTTCCTTTCAGACGCGGACTCCTCCAATGTTGTGTCCTCAGCCATGCAGCTGTAAAGCCCACCCCTCTGACTTTGGCATTAGTGTAAGCTGTCAGGAGAGAAATATAAGGAATCTAGCTGATCTCATTCCCAAACCCCCAAATGCCAAGAAACTTCATCTAAGTGGAAATTACATTCGTGATATCTGCCCAACTGATTTCCAAGGGTTTGAGGGCTTAGATTTGCTTCATCTTGGCAGCAATCAAATTGCTACATTACAAAAAGGTGTGTTTGCTAACCTCACTAATCTGAGGAGACTGTATTTGAATGGAAACCAGCTTGAACAATTACACCCAGAGATATTTTTGGGCCTCACAAACCTTCAGTACCTTTATTTGGAATACAATGCCATAAAAGAAATTTTAGCTGGCACATTTGATTCCATGCCGAATTTACAACTCCTGTATCTCAACAACAATGTTCTTCAAAGTCTCCCAGCCTATATCTTTGCAGGTGTCCCTTTAGCCAGACTTAATCTGAAAAACAACCACTTCATGACCTTGCCAGTAAGTGGTGTATTGGACCAGTTGCACTCGCTGAGCCAGATCGATTTAGAGGGAAACCCATGGGAGTGCTCCTGTGATCTAGTTGCACTCAAACTTTGGCTACAGAAGCTAGGTGATGGAGTGGCTGCCAAAGAGGTGAAATGTAACGCCCCTGTGCAGTTTTCCAACATTGAGCTGCgcataataaaaaatgaaattctcTGTCCTAAGCTTGCAAGGCCACCATTTGTTGTCACAAGCACTACCCCTTTTTTCACATCATTGTCACCTGCAGGAGTCGGCAAGGCACCTCCAGGAGGGCCTGTGCCTCTCTCAATTATGATCCTCAGTATCCTTGTTGTACTTATTCTTACTGTGTTTGTGGCCTTCTGCCTTCTAGTCTTTGTCCTAAGACGAAATAAAAAGCCAGTGGGCAGGCAGGAGGGGCTGGGGAGTCAGGAGCGTGCCTCCATGTCACTACAGCTTCGCCGACACAGTCACAAATCTGGCAAAAAAGGCTCTATCCCAGGGGATGACTTAGGTGGTGAAACATTTATCCCCCAAACTATTGAGCACATTGGCAAGAGCCACACCTGTGGGTTTGGACGCTCCTCAGATATGGATGCAGCTTTCAAGTTTGCCGACACTCAGAGACAAAAGATCATCTTTCGTACTTGTGCTGACAAGGATAAAGACGCTCTTTCCACCCTGGAGCGCAACAAGCGCCTCAGCACTATTGACGAACTTGAGGAGTTTCTTCCAAACCGAGAACCCAGCATGTTCATCCATAACTTCTTGGAAGGCAAAAGAGATTTCAGCAGTATAGGGATGAGCGGGTATGAAATCCGCTACCCAGAAAAGACAATGgataaaaagatgaagaaatcaTCACTTATAGGTGGGAACCACAGTAAGATTGTAGTGGAGCAGAGGAAAAGTGAGTATTACGAGCTGAAAGCCAAGCTCCAGGGGACGCCTGATTACCTGCAGGTGCTTGAGGAGCAGACTGCCTTGAGTAAAATGTAG